The Natrinema sp. DC36 genome includes the window GGCAACGCCGTCGGGCGATCCGCCGGTCGTCGACGAGCGATCGCTCGATCCGGAACAGGTCGGCGAGGAGACCGCCGAGCACGTCCGCGAGGTCGCCGAGACCGACGAGCGGCTGAACGATCCGATCCCGGTCGCACAGGCCGACGCCGAGGGGTACGACGCCGTCGTCTTCCCCGGCGGCCACGGCACCGAGTGGGACATCAATCAGGACAAACACGCCCGCGAGCTCCTCCGTGACATCGTCGAGGGCGACGGCAAGGCGCTGGTCGTCTGCCACGCCGTCGGCATGCTCGGCTTCGCTCGCGACAGCCACGGTGCGTTCATCGTCAACGGTCGCGACGTGACCGGCTTTCCCAACGAGTGGGAGGAGGGCATCGTCGACGAGGCCGATCGCATGCCCGACGGCCGTAAGCTACCCTACTGGGTCGAGGACGAAGTAAAAGAAGCGGGCGGCAACTGGGACGCCGAACTCGATTCCGAGACGAGCGTCACCGTCGACGGCGACCTCGTCACCGCCCGCGGCCCCGGCTCCTCGAGCGCCGCGGCCGAGACCCTGCTCGAGGAACTGAGCGTCTGATCGGATTCGGCGGCCCGCTCGATCCGAGTCCGTTATACGCGCGCCGTCCCAGGGGCACCTGTGGTTCCCGCTGAATCGAATACCGCTGTACAGACCGGGCCGGTACGAAGTCGCAGCTACCGCATCACCGTCGATAACGGCCGGGAGTCGTTTTTCGCGCTCAGTATCGAACGCGTCGAC containing:
- a CDS encoding type 1 glutamine amidotransferase domain-containing protein, which translates into the protein MTDALFVVSEEGYWGEECVEPLETLTEAGVEITVATPSGDPPVVDERSLDPEQVGEETAEHVREVAETDERLNDPIPVAQADAEGYDAVVFPGGHGTEWDINQDKHARELLRDIVEGDGKALVVCHAVGMLGFARDSHGAFIVNGRDVTGFPNEWEEGIVDEADRMPDGRKLPYWVEDEVKEAGGNWDAELDSETSVTVDGDLVTARGPGSSSAAAETLLEELSV